The Myxococcales bacterium nucleotide sequence GGGAAGCGTGAGATCGGGGCCCATGTCCTCCCAGACGACTTCCACCGGCATTCCGATTTCGATTTCTTCGGGCGGCGTGTCGACGATATTTGAGATCAACCTCACCCCCGGAGCGCCCTCGAGCGCAATGACGGCGACGACGAACGGGAGATCCTGACCGGACGCCACGACTCGATGAATGATCGTGTAGGTGTAGACCTCTCCCCGTCCAGAGAGTTCCTTCCAACCCGTGGCATCGGATCGGCAGCTCGGACAAATGGGCGCCGGGGGCAAGTGCAGGTGCGCGCAGTCGCCGCACTCCTGTGCGACCAGTCGGTGTTCGGCTGCGGCCTGCCAGAACGGAAGCGCTTCTTTTCCGGTCATGGGCTGGGGCATCGTGTCGGGGAACCAGCGTGTTGTCATGACGACCTCCCTAGCAGCAGCGAACTCGAGGGTACACACGCCGCACTCGTTACGAGACAGACTTCTGCGCCATCGACGGGGCTGGTTGATTCGTTGCGCAGTGAGCGCACCCCCTCCACGACGTGATTGAGGCCGTGGATGTAGGCTTCGGAGAGACTGCCACCGTGGGTATTCGTGGGCAGCGAACCGCCCTTCCAGGCGAGCGCGCCGCTCTCGATGAAGGGTCCCCCCTCACCGCGTTTGCAGAAACCGTAGTCTTCGAGTTGCATCAGGACACAGCCGGTGAAGTGGTCATAGATCTGGGCCACATCGACATCGTCGGGCCCGAGACCCGCGCGCCCATAGAGACGCTTTGCAAGCGCTTCGGTGCCCCCCGTCGCGTAGAGGTCGTCCGCGACGCTGGCGTTGGAAAAGGGGCCGAACGCATAACCCCTTGGCGTGCCCTGGGCAGACGAGAGAACCTCGACACCCGGCTTTGCGAGATCCCGCGCGCGCTCCGCGGTCGTGACCACCACCGCACAGGCACCATCGCTTTCGAGGCAGCAGTCGAACAGGCGATGGGGGTCAGCGATCATCGGTGAGTTTTGGTGATCTTCCAGGGTGAGTTTGCGATCGCCCATCACCGAGCGCGGGTTGCGAGAGGCGTGCTCGCGAAACGTCACCGCGATCATTCCCAGCTGTTCGCTCGTCGTGCCGTAGAGGTGCATGTGTCGGCGAGTCGGGAGCGCGTAGGCCGCTGCGGCCATGACCAATCCATAGGGCATCGTGAATCCGACCGACGCCATCAAGGGGGTCGCGGCGGGTTGGAGCTGTGGTGGTGGCGCATCCTCGGCCGGCGGTTCGACCTTCTGACCTCCCTGGCCGAAGCGAAAGAACTGCCCCTGACACAATGAGCGGTAGACCACGACGACTTCGGCCTGGCCGGCTTCCACCGCCATCGCAGCATTTGCGACTGCCGCGCAGCCACCTCCGCCGCCGGGCATCCAAACCATGTTGCCAAAGCGCAGTTCAGGCAGGCCCAGTTCGGCGGCCAGGAAGATCGCTTCGTTGCGATCTTCCGCGAATGAAGCCAGTCCATCGACATCGTCCATCGTCAGACCCGCATCCGCGACAGCGCGCAGGATCGCCTGGCAGGCCAGGGCGTGTTCGGTGACGTCGCCGATCTTGCCCCATCGGGTGTACTGGGTCTCGCCGACACCGACGAGATGCGCCCGTCGCTCAACGGCCGTCATGAACGGAACTCCTCTCTAGACCCGACGAAGAACAACAACAGGAATCTTCCGACTCGTCTTGGCCTGGTACCGGGCATATTGCGGATTGTATTCGAGCAGTAGCGGCCAAATGCGCGCGTGTTCTTCCCCTTCGGCGGCACTCGCCCTGACGGTCCACTCTGCGCTGCCAACCTTGATCTGGGCGTCAGCACTGGCCTCGAGATTCAACCACCAGGCGGGGTGTCGGTCGGCGCCGTTGTTCGACGCAACAACCACGCAATCGTCGCCATCTCGTAGATACGAAAGAGGCGTGGTGCGGGGTTCGCCGCTTTTGCGACCCGTCGTGGTCAGCAGCAGCATCGGCCGCCCGGCCAAACTCGAGCCGATGCGACCGTTGGTCATTCGATAGATTGCGCGATGCGCATTGCCGAACCATTGCCATGCTGCCATGAGATGAAGACTAGCAGCCGGCCGCGTCGAAACGCGCGCCGGCCACCGATGCTCAGTCGAGCCCCATGTGCTCAAGTTCGATCGGGCACTCACCGCGAGCAAGCTTTGCGGCGCGTGCAACGAGGTCGGCCTCCATGTCCTCACGCCCGATCATGATGACGAAATCTTCGTTGCGAATTCCGTCGAGGGCGAATTGCGCGAGTTCGTCGAGATCTTGCACCGGCAAATCGAAGCCGGCTTTCTTGGCGCCTGCCATGAAATCGTCGAAGGTCGTCTCCGAACCAGGGGCCGGCGCAGCCTTGCGAGCCAGTTCCACGGGGCGGTTGCGGCGGGTCGTCCAGATCCCGGTGTCGAGCATGCCGCCCGAGGGATAGAAGATCGCGGCCCGCAGCTTGGTATTGCGACCGATCAACTGTGCCCCGAGACATTCGGTCATGATCGAAACCGCGGCCTTGCTGGACGCGTAGACGACCTGTTGCGCCAGCGGTGAGATACCACCGTCGCCGGAAGAGGTGTTCATCACGAATCCCTCTTCTCCCGACTCGATCATGCGCGGCACGAAAGCCTGTACGCCGTGCGCGACGCCCCGTACGTTGACCCCGTGGACCCATTCGAAATCGCTGGGTTCGGTGTCCCACAGGTTGAGGTTGGCAACCGCCACGCCTGCGTTGTTGCACAGGATGTGACAAGCGCCGTGGGTGTCGAATACATGGTCGGCCAGGGCCTGCACCGAGGCGGGATCTCTTACGTCGGTCACCACGCCGGTGACCGCCCCACCCAGTTCTTCGCAGGCATTCTTGAGTGCCGCCTCTTCGACGTCGCCAATCACGACCTTCATGCCTTCGGCTAGAAAGGCCTTGGCGAGCGCCTTGCCGACCCCGCTCGCACCGCCGGTCACGACCGCGACGCGGCCACGAAACTCTTTCATGCTTTTCTTCTCCTACAAATTCTGGTTCTACAAGATCAGGGTGAGTGGCTCTCAGTCCTTCCGCGGGCCGCCCATCGTTCCCGGCCAGCGCGAGCCACCAATCGTGTCCGCGAAGGGCCAGAAGGCATCTGGGTTCAGCGGCCCCTCGAGAGTGATGCTGCGATTGACAAAGCTCATGGTGGCCAGCTTGGCCCTCACCTCGCCCTCAATCGGGAGAAGCCGCGCGATCGGGTCCCACGGGCTGTCGAGCAGCTTGAGCTCGATGTCCAGGCCTTCTTGGTAGACGGTCTGATAGTCGGTCTTCACCTTCACGACGTGGGGCGGGAAGTCGTAGCTCTTCTCGGCACCGCCGACGGCGCGCGAAGTCTTGGTCCACCACTCGATCTCCGAGTGCGGTTCCGGGTTGGGCAGAACACCGGTCGATGTGGCCTTGACCTCGAGGAAGGTGTAGCCCTGGTGCACGCAGCGAGCCGTGATGTTGGGACCCATGCGGTAGTAGGTGACTTCGCAGGGGTACTTGGGCTGACCGTTCAACTCCTGGCTGATTGCGATGGCCGCCTCCTGATCGATCCCGTAGCCGAGCACGTAGATGCCTTCGGTTCCCTTGTACTGGGCATCCACGCTGGTGACGATGCCGAACTCCGGTTCGTCCGGGACGGGAAAGGAGTAAATCGAAAAGTGAACGTTGGAACTGTCGGTGGGCTCGATTCCCGGCGGCAGTAGTGCGGCGATGTTTTCGGGACGGGTCGGGTAGTCAATTCTCAGGAACGGCCAACCCATGATTTCGCCGGGGTCAATCTTCGGAGCCTTGCTCTTGGAAGAATCGCTGTCGGACATGCTGTTCTCCTGTTCTTGTGCGATTTGGGGGTTTGTTTGATCTCTGGTCGCTCTATGCTGAACTTTCGTCGCGAAACAATGATTTTTTGGGCCCGATGCGGTCCGCGATCTTTCGCAGCTTCTCTTCGTCGAAACCGTAGATGCGAAGTGCGTTGCCACCGAGCAGGGCTGCAATGTCGTCTTCCGGCAGGCCGTGGAATGTTTCCAGCATCATCTTCTGGGTATAGGGCCAGGTGCCTTCAGGATGCGGGTAGTCACTGCCCCACATCATGTTGCGGATGCCAATGTCGTGGCGCATCTCCGCCTCCCGGCGAGGCATGCAAGAACTCCCCAGGCCAATGTTGCGTTCGAAGTACTTGCTCGGTTCCATCGAGATGTTTGCTTTGTATTCAGTGCCGAGCTTGGCGGTGAAGTGGTGGGCGCTGTAGCGGTGGTCCATCAGCTCCTTGAGTTCGGGAGCCCAAATGGAGGTTCCCTCCGTACAAACGGCTTGGAGCTCAGGATAGCGTTCGAAGACACCCCCCCAGATCATGAAGACCAGCGGCCGCGCCATCCACCAGGCGACTTCCGTGACGTAGATTCCCAGGGCTCCCGGCATTTCGACCGCCGGCTCCCCGGTTGCACTCGGAGCCCCGAACAAAGCCGAGCCAAAGTAGTCCGTCATGGCGGCGGGACCCGAATGGAAATGGATGATCATTCCCAGGTCTTCACAGGCCGCCCACATGGGTTCGTACTTGGGATGATGATAGGGAGACAGGTGATGCCACATCGGCGGGATCATGATGCCGCCGAGTCCGTTTTCTTTGGCCCAGTTGATTTCTTTGACGGCTTCGTCGACGTCCCACAGGCAAGGGACCTGGGCGAGACCGAAGCGGCGGTCGGGGGCCAGCGAAACAAATTCCGACATCCAGCGGTTGTGTGAGCGTGCGCCGGCCCACTGGAGTTCGGGGTCGGCACCGACCGGCGACATCCCGAGATCGCCGCCGAATGGCGGTGAGTTTTCTTCCGTCAGGCCGTCGACAAACAAAACCTCTGCTGCGATTCCATCGCCGTCCATCACCTTGATCCGCTGGTCGTGATCCCAGGCACCCGAAAGACCTTCGGACTTGTCCGCCGCCCAGCGCAAGCTTTCGTTCCGCATCTCGAGTGAAATGCTCGCCGCTTCGAGTGCCGCCATGCGCGCTTCGTACTGGCGATCGAACTCGTCGCGATACTGGGGGTCGAGGTATTCGCGGTAGCGCTTGCCGGGCAGGCCGGCGTGGCAGTCAGACGAGATAACCAGGTAGCGATCCATACATGTCTCCATGGGACGGCCCGGGATGGGTCCCCTCGTAGTTCAGTGTGACAGCCCTTCTATTGAACTCAAGTATAAATCTCGACTCAGGTATAAAAAAGTGTCTTTTTCCATAGAAAACAGGTACCTATGGGGTCATGGCCGAGACCCCAATACCCCAGACGACCCGTCGCGAGCGCCGCCGAACCGAGGTTCGAGACCGCATCTTGGATGCCGCGCGGGTGCTGTTCAACGAACGCGGCTACGACGAAACCAAAGTCTCCGACATCTGCGACCGGGCAGACCTGGCCTACGGAACCTTCTTCAACCACTTTGGGGAAAAGCGAGAACTCCTGCGCAGCATGGCGGAGGAAGCGGTGTGCCAGGTCCGCGACAACCTCGAACAGTTGGCGAAACAACCCGGCTCGATCGAAGACCATCTGGTCGCACTCTTTGAAGGGGGCGCCGAAGAATTCGAATCCGAGGGGGGGCGCAGACGAGAACTGCTCGGGAAGATTCATGCGATCGCTTATACCGAGGCGCCGGAGCAAAACGACCGGCTGTTTCACGCCGCCTTCGAAGCCTTTATCTCCGAGGCGGTATCCCGAGGACAGGTGCGCTCCGATGTTCCGGTGGAAACCCTGGCCGAAGTCGTCGCCAGCACGTTCTCGTCCCTGGCGCTCAGCTGGGTCCACTTCGACGACTACCCGGTCCGCGAGCGGGCGAGCGCAGCGGCGCACTTCCTGGCCGGCGCGCTCAAACCTCTGAAGTAGAGAACGAGGTTGTTCGCGTAGCTCCAATTCTTCAGACTCCCTTGGGTCGTTGTCCAATGATTCCCTCAGCTTCGAGGGTGTCGATTTCGCCTTCGTCATGGCCCAGTTCTGCCAGCACTACGCGGTTGTGTTCTCCCAACGTGGGCGCCGGCGTGCGCAGCCAATGCTCGATCGAGGCAAAACGGTACGGAAGCCCAGGCGTGAGGTGGTTCCCGACGACCGGGTGTTCGACGGGTTCGAAGTACCCGCGGGCACTGAGCTGCGGGTGTTTGTACATGGCGCGCGGGTCGGCGAGTGCGGCGGCTGGGATCCCCGCAGCGATGAGTTCATTGATGCAGGCATCGCGATCGCGGTCGCTGAAGACGGCGCGCAAATGTTCGTCAATTTTGTCGTGGGCGCGCTGGCGCGCTGCGAGATCCGCTTCGCGCAGGGGTTTGGACCAGCTCGGGTTGCCGAGCCAATCGAGCAGTGCGTGCCACTGCGAGTCGCTCGCAATCGAAAGCGCCAGCCAGCGCGGCTGATTCAGGGCGTCGTGATCGACGCACGGATAGAGACCCTGGGGAGCGGCCTCGGGGCAGCGATTGCCCCTGCGCTCGAGCAGGTTTCCATAGGCCGTGTATTCGATCACCTGTTCCGCGGCGACGTTCAGTGCGCCTTCAATCATGGCGCATTCGACAAAATGGCCGCTTCCGCTGCGATCCCGTTCGGCCAGGGCCACCAATGTTGCAAACGTTGCGTGCATCCCAGCCACGGGGTCGCATGGGCCGCGTTGGATACGCGGCTGGTCGTCCGGGTGTCCGGTCAACCATGCCAGCCCGGCGAGTTGCTCCATCGTCTGGGCGAACCCCACGCTGTCACGCCAAGGTCCGTCGAGCCCGAAGGCCGGCATGCGGACCATGATGCAGCGTGGATTGATCGCGTGTACGTGGGCCCAATCGATACCAAAACCGTCCATCACCCGAGGGCTGAAATTTTCTACAAAGATGTCGGCGCCTGCGATCAATTCGTCGAGAATCGCGCGTCCGCGCGAATCGGTCAGGTCGATGGTCAGCCCGCGCTTGTTCGTGTTGGTGGCAAGAAAGATATTGCTGGCCTCCCACCAGTCCTTGTGCAGGCCCGTGAGCATGCCACCGACCGTGCGTCCCCCGTCAATTTTTGCGATCGATTCGACGTGGATGACCTCGGCCCCCAGGCACGCGAGGGCATGGGTTGCGGAGGGGCCAGCCCACCAGTTGGTCGCATCGACAACGCGAATGCCTTCGAGCGGGAGCCCCTTGGTCTTGGTTTGAGACTTGGTTTGAGACTTGGTTTGGGTCTCGGTTGGAGCCGAGCCTTCATTACTCTCGCGGACTGACAAGAATTTTGCTTGGTTCGTGTGTTCGCCGAGCTTTGGGGCAGGCGTTGCGCTCGGCGGACGTTGCCCGTCGATCTGGTAGGGCGGGCAGGGCACCTTGAACCCACCTTCGGGTGCGTCGCGGTAGATACCGCGAGCAACGAGTTGTTCATGTTCCAACACGCTGCGTCCGTTGCCGATCGGTGCGACGGGAATGCGCAAAAGACGTGCCTGCTCGATGATCTCCTCGGTGGTGTGTTCGCGAGTCCAGCCGTGCACGATCCCTTCCCACTCCTCGAGCCGCGCCATGCGCTTCATCGCCGCAGAAAATTCGCCGGTTTCGCGATACTGGGGCTGTTCGATCATCAGCAAGAAGTCGGAGATCTGTTGCGCCGTATTGGTATTGAATCCCACGTAGCCATCGCGGGTAGGTTCGATCGATGGGGTTTCGCAGCTTTGTCCGGCGGCGCCTCCGGTGTCGGGTCGACCGAGCAGTGAGAACATCAGGTCCATGAACACAGTCGATGCGAGTGTCATGCACTCCAGCAGCGAAAAATCGATCAGTTCTCCGCGACCGGTCTTCTGCGCCCCGCGAACAGCGGCGAGCGCCGCTGCCCCAGCGAAGGTTCCGGCCACCCATTCCGTTATCCGGCCACCGGCTTGAAACGGCTCCTTGCCCGGGATTCCACGTCCACCGATCGAACCGGATTCCGCCTGAATGGTGAACTCGCTGGCGGGGCGCTCGGCGTAGGGCCCCGTGAGACCGTACGGCGATAGCGAAAGTATCACGAGGGTAGGGTTGGCTTTTCGCAGGGCTGCCCGGTCGAGACTCGAACCCGGTCCAAGGTCTTCGACCAGGAGGTCGGCCTCTGCGATCAACGCCATGACGGTGTCGTCGTCGTAGTCGCCGATTACACTGCGCTTCGACGCGTTCAGGAACTGGAACAGCGCCCCGTCATTTCCCCCGAGATCGGCTCCGGTTGCGGACCAGCTGCGAAGCGGATCTCCAGCGGCTGGCTCGACCTTGATGACTTCGGCACCCGCGTCCGCCAACAGCTTCGTGCA carries:
- a CDS encoding Zn-ribbon domain-containing OB-fold protein, yielding MTTRWFPDTMPQPMTGKEALPFWQAAAEHRLVAQECGDCAHLHLPPAPICPSCRSDATGWKELSGRGEVYTYTIIHRVVASGQDLPFVVAVIALEGAPGVRLISNIVDTPPEEIEIGMPVEVVWEDMGPDLTLPRFRAAA
- a CDS encoding nitroreductase family deazaflavin-dependent oxidoreductase is translated as MAAWQWFGNAHRAIYRMTNGRIGSSLAGRPMLLLTTTGRKSGEPRTTPLSYLRDGDDCVVVASNNGADRHPAWWLNLEASADAQIKVGSAEWTVRASAAEGEEHARIWPLLLEYNPQYARYQAKTSRKIPVVVLRRV
- a CDS encoding SDR family NAD(P)-dependent oxidoreductase, which encodes MKEFRGRVAVVTGGASGVGKALAKAFLAEGMKVVIGDVEEAALKNACEELGGAVTGVVTDVRDPASVQALADHVFDTHGACHILCNNAGVAVANLNLWDTEPSDFEWVHGVNVRGVAHGVQAFVPRMIESGEEGFVMNTSSGDGGISPLAQQVVYASSKAAVSIMTECLGAQLIGRNTKLRAAIFYPSGGMLDTGIWTTRRNRPVELARKAAPAPGSETTFDDFMAGAKKAGFDLPVQDLDELAQFALDGIRNEDFVIMIGREDMEADLVARAAKLARGECPIELEHMGLD
- a CDS encoding acetoacetate decarboxylase family protein is translated as MSDSDSSKSKAPKIDPGEIMGWPFLRIDYPTRPENIAALLPPGIEPTDSSNVHFSIYSFPVPDEPEFGIVTSVDAQYKGTEGIYVLGYGIDQEAAIAISQELNGQPKYPCEVTYYRMGPNITARCVHQGYTFLEVKATSTGVLPNPEPHSEIEWWTKTSRAVGGAEKSYDFPPHVVKVKTDYQTVYQEGLDIELKLLDSPWDPIARLLPIEGEVRAKLATMSFVNRSITLEGPLNPDAFWPFADTIGGSRWPGTMGGPRKD
- a CDS encoding amidohydrolase, translated to MDRYLVISSDCHAGLPGKRYREYLDPQYRDEFDRQYEARMAALEAASISLEMRNESLRWAADKSEGLSGAWDHDQRIKVMDGDGIAAEVLFVDGLTEENSPPFGGDLGMSPVGADPELQWAGARSHNRWMSEFVSLAPDRRFGLAQVPCLWDVDEAVKEINWAKENGLGGIMIPPMWHHLSPYHHPKYEPMWAACEDLGMIIHFHSGPAAMTDYFGSALFGAPSATGEPAVEMPGALGIYVTEVAWWMARPLVFMIWGGVFERYPELQAVCTEGTSIWAPELKELMDHRYSAHHFTAKLGTEYKANISMEPSKYFERNIGLGSSCMPRREAEMRHDIGIRNMMWGSDYPHPEGTWPYTQKMMLETFHGLPEDDIAALLGGNALRIYGFDEEKLRKIADRIGPKKSLFRDESSA
- a CDS encoding TetR/AcrR family transcriptional regulator, with product MAETPIPQTTRRERRRTEVRDRILDAARVLFNERGYDETKVSDICDRADLAYGTFFNHFGEKRELLRSMAEEAVCQVRDNLEQLAKQPGSIEDHLVALFEGGAEEFESEGGRRRELLGKIHAIAYTEAPEQNDRLFHAAFEAFISEAVSRGQVRSDVPVETLAEVVASTFSSLALSWVHFDDYPVRERASAAAHFLAGALKPLK
- a CDS encoding CoA transferase; its protein translation is MNGLRGVRVVDLTSLVAGPYCTKLLADAGAEVIKVEPAAGDPLRSWSATGADLGGNDGALFQFLNASKRSVIGDYDDDTVMALIAEADLLVEDLGPGSSLDRAALRKANPTLVILSLSPYGLTGPYAERPASEFTIQAESGSIGGRGIPGKEPFQAGGRITEWVAGTFAGAAALAAVRGAQKTGRGELIDFSLLECMTLASTVFMDLMFSLLGRPDTGGAAGQSCETPSIEPTRDGYVGFNTNTAQQISDFLLMIEQPQYRETGEFSAAMKRMARLEEWEGIVHGWTREHTTEEIIEQARLLRIPVAPIGNGRSVLEHEQLVARGIYRDAPEGGFKVPCPPYQIDGQRPPSATPAPKLGEHTNQAKFLSVRESNEGSAPTETQTKSQTKSQTKTKGLPLEGIRVVDATNWWAGPSATHALACLGAEVIHVESIAKIDGGRTVGGMLTGLHKDWWEASNIFLATNTNKRGLTIDLTDSRGRAILDELIAGADIFVENFSPRVMDGFGIDWAHVHAINPRCIMVRMPAFGLDGPWRDSVGFAQTMEQLAGLAWLTGHPDDQPRIQRGPCDPVAGMHATFATLVALAERDRSGSGHFVECAMIEGALNVAAEQVIEYTAYGNLLERRGNRCPEAAPQGLYPCVDHDALNQPRWLALSIASDSQWHALLDWLGNPSWSKPLREADLAARQRAHDKIDEHLRAVFSDRDRDACINELIAAGIPAAALADPRAMYKHPQLSARGYFEPVEHPVVGNHLTPGLPYRFASIEHWLRTPAPTLGEHNRVVLAELGHDEGEIDTLEAEGIIGQRPKGV